The following coding sequences are from one Cyprinus carpio isolate SPL01 chromosome A24, ASM1834038v1, whole genome shotgun sequence window:
- the LOC109082331 gene encoding vacuolar protein sorting-associated protein 41 homolog isoform X2, translating to MAEVEDQGRKLSEESTDESEEEDTEEEPKLKYERLTNGVTEVLQKDAASCMTVHDKFLALGTHFGKVYLLDIQGNVTQKFEISLVKINQISLDESGDHVGICSEDGKVQVFGLYTREGFHENFDCPIKVVALHPQFSKSNNKQFVTGGNKLLLYERNWLNRWKTSVLHEGEGNITNVKWRANLIAWANNLGVKIYDIGSKQRITNVLRDNTSLRPDMYPCSLCWKNNTTLIIGWGSSVKICVVKERDPTEIRDLPSRYVEIVSAFETEFFISGLAPLADQLVTLYYVKENSEHMEEEFRTRPRLDIIQPLAEGCEEISSDALTVRNFQENQCRDYRLEHSEGESLFYIISPKDIVVAKERDQDDHIDWLLEKKKYEEALMAAEISFKNIKRHDVQKIGMAYINHLVERGDYDAAARKCQKVLGKNMDLWENEVYRFKTIGQLKAISQYLPRGDLRLRPAIYEMILHEFLKTDYEGFATLIREWPGELYNNMAIVQAVNEHLKKDPTNSMLLTTLAELYTYDQRYDRALEIYLKLRHKDVYQLIHKHNLFSSIKDKIVLLMDFDKEKAVDMLLDNEDKISMDKVVEELKDRPELLHVYLHKLFKRDHHKGQKYHERQISLYAEFDRPNLLPFLRESMHCPLEKALEICQQRHFVEETVFLLSRMGNCRRALQMIMEELADVDKAIEFAKEQDDRELWEDLISYSIDKPPFITGLLNNIGTHVDPILLIHRIKEGMEIPNLRDSLVKILQDYNLQILLREGCKKILVADSLSLLQRMHRTQKRGVRVDENICESCHTPILPSDTAQAFGVVVFHCRHMFHKECLPSPGNVPGIQYCNICSAKRRGPGSGILEMKK from the exons GAGGAGGATACAGAGGAGGAGCCTAAACTGAAGTACGAGAGGCTGACCAATGGTGTGACCGAGGTCTTGCAGAAGGATGCGGCCAGCTGCATGACAGTGCATGACAAG TTCCTGGCTCTTGGGACACACTTTGGGAAGGTTTACCTTCTGGATATCCAAGGAAATGTTACACAGAAGTTTGAAATT AGTCTAGTGAAAATAAACCAGATCAGTTTGGATGAGAGCGGTGATCATGTTGGCATCTGTTCTGAAGATGGAAAG GTGCAAGTGTTCGGCCTGTACACCAGGGAGGGCTTCCACGAAAACTTTGACTGTCCCATCAAG GTCGTGGCGCTACACCCTCAGTTCAGCAAATCCAACAATAAACAGTTTGTGACTGGAGGAAATAAG CTTTTACTTTATGAGAGGAACTGGCTGAACCGTTGGAAGACATCTGTTCTGCATGAAGGAGAGGGAAACATCACCAATGTGAAATGGAGAGCCAATCTCATTGCCTGGGCAAACAATTTG GGTGTAAAAATTTACGACATCGGCAGTAAACAGCGCATCACTAACGTGTTGCGGGACAACACCAGTCTTAGGCCGGATATGTACCCCTGCAGTCTGTGCTGGAAAAACAACACCACGCTGATCATCGGCTGGGGCTCTTCTGTGAAG aTATGTGTTGTTAAAGAGCGTGACCCAACAGAAATTAGAGATCTACCCAGTCGCTACGTTGAGATTG TGTCAGCATTTGAGACAGAGTTCTTCATTAGTGGATTGGCGCCTTTGGCAGATCAGCTGGTCACTCTGTACTATGTCAAGGAGAACTCTGAGCACATG GAGGAGGAGTTCAGAACACGGCCTCGTTTAGACATCATCCAGCCGTTAGCTGAGGGCTGTGAGGAGATCTCATCAGACGCTCTCACTGTACGCAACTTCCAGGAGAACCAGTGCAGGGACTACAGACTCG AACACTCTGAGGGAGAGTCTCTATTCTACATCATCAGCCCTAAAGACATTGTAGTGGCTAAAGAAAGAGACCAGGACGACCACATTGACTGGCTTCTGGAGAAGAAGAAATATGAG GAAGCACTGATGGCTGCAGAGATcagcttcaaaaacattaaacggCATGATGTACAG AAAATTGGAATGGCGTACATCAATCATTTGGTGGAGAGGGGAGATTATGATGCAGCTGCCAG AAAGTGTCAAAAAGTGCTCGGAAAAAACATGGATCTCTGGGAGAATGAAGTGTACAGATTCAAAACAATTGGACAGTTGAAA GCCATCAGTCAGTACTTACCAAGAGGAGACCTTCGTCTTCGACCAGCAATTTATGAGATGATACTTCATGAGTTCCTCAAGACTGACTATGAG GGTTTTGCCACACTGATTCGTGAGTGGCCGGGAGAGCTGTATAACAACATGGCTATAGTTCAGGCAGTGAATGAACACCTGAAGAAGGACCCTACCAACAGCATGCTCCTCACCACACTGGCCGAACT CTACACGTATGATCAGCGTTATGATCGCGCTCTGGAGATCTACCTGAAACTCAGACACAAAGATGTTTAccagctcattcacaaacacaaCCTGTTCTCCTCCATCAAAGATAAGATTGTCCTGCTCATGGATTTCGACAAAGAG aaagctgTTGACATGCTGCTggataatgaagataaaatatca ATGGACAAAGTGGTGGAGGAATTAAAAGACAGACCTGAGCTGTTACATGTG TATTTGCATAAGCTGTTTAAGCGGGACCACCATAAGGGGCAGAAGTACCATGAGAGGCAGATCAGTTTGTATGCTGAGTTTGACCGACCCAACCTCCTACCCTTCCTCAGAGAGAGCATGCACTGCCCACTAGAGAAG GCTCTGGAAATCTGTCAGCAGAGGCACTTTGTAGAAGAGACGGTCTTCCTGCTCA gtCGTATGGGAAACTGCAGACGTGCCCTGCAGATGATCATGGAGGAGCTGGCGGATGTGGACAAAGCCATCGAGTTTGCTAAAGAGCAGGATGACAGAGAACTCTGGGAGGATCTCATCTCTTACTCTATAGACAAACCAC CGTTCATCACAGGCCTCTTGAATAACATCGGAACCCATGTGGACCCCATCCTGCTCATTCACCGCATTAAAGAAGGAATGGAGATTCCTAACCTCAGAGACTCGCTGGTTAAGATCCTACAGGACTACAATCTTCAG ATCTTACTGAGAGAGGGCTGTAAGAAGATCCTGGTTGCAGATTCACTGTCTCTTCTACAGAGGATGCACAGGACGCAGAAGAGAGGAGTGCGGGTGGATg AAAACATCTGTGAATCCTGCCACACTCCCATTCTACCATCAG ACACGGCTCAGGCATTCGGTGTGGTGGTGTTTCACTGCAGACACATGTTCCACAAGGAGTGTCTACCGTCCCCTGGGAAC GTTCCAGGAATCCAGTATTGTAACATCTGCAGTGCAAAGCGGAGAGGACCGGGCAGTGGCATACTGGAGATGAAGAAATAA
- the LOC122135334 gene encoding transmembrane protein 108-like isoform X2 has translation MKRSLQVLPHQLLSVLLILSLPVGLVFSAEELDPSQTHRDLVSMSTSSRTLAALSPGPLSWQEGSSTGDLHIQSLASLEAISRPTTVNSFQTPKNTVPSAIFQTIQTTTVGVHSFGPRDQASLRIPLSKTESPQLTSRSMFSTTSSGFFTTKTQDQNFSTNTNKPSTISRKPVNRLEPSGVVHRNQISATGLDSGNKATNFGSDHSFLSGTESDMALGGEGLLGSTYTEKMGVKEPTDPIQHLPSSSLTSTFKTHRGENTDKVASHHTITLRDVSSIENPTLQLGKVERPLAQTGIQTPPPALALPSSHVTTSDPTSSAKSRNFVEIQDGRNGTTNMTTDPLVSLKDATDVINSTDASWPAANDSDISEAPSTASRSYMNRHVPATTQAPWGSGNQSGPALGPSHEKDTICLDKMDIVWLVLAISVPVSSCSVLLTVCCMRKKKKSATQENNLSYWNDAITMDYFTRHAVELPCEIQSLETEEQETCLPPNGDYSDSGVVLVNPFCQETLFINRDKASDI, from the exons gtgTTCTGCTGATTCTGTCTTTGCCAGTTGGGCTGGTGTTCTCCGCAGAGGAGCTTGACCCCAGCCAAACCCATAGGGACCTTGTCTCCATGTCAACAAGCAGCAGAACACTCGCCGCCCTCTCACCGGGGCCCTTGAGCTGGCAGGAGGGTTCCAGCACTGGGGATCTGCATATCCAGTCACTGGCTTCTCTAGAAGCCATCAGTAGACCCACTACTGTCAACTCATTCCAGACACCGAAGAACACTGTACCATCTGCCATATTTCAAACAATTCAAACAACAACAGTAGGGGTGCATTCTTTTGGTCCCAGGGATCAGGCATCACTTAGAATccctctttcaaaaacagaatCACCCCAACTGACTTCTAGAAGTATGTTCAGTACAACAAGCTCTGGGTTTTTCACCACTAAAACCCAAGACCAGAACTTTAGCACTAATACTAACAAGCCGAGTACAATCAGTAGAAAGCCAGTGAACCGGTTGGAGCCCTCAGGTGTGGTCCATAGAAATCAGATCAGTGCTACTGGGTTGGACAGTGGAAACAAAGCCACAAATTTTGGCTCAGATCACTCTTTTCTCTCAGGGACTGAAAGTGACATGGCCCTTGGTGGCGAGGGCCTTTTGGGGAGCACATACACTGAAAAGATGGGAGTGAAGGAGCCCACTGATCCCATTCAACATCTACCATCATCTTCATTGACTTCAACCTTCAAAACCCACAGAGGGGAGAACACTGATAAGGTGGCTTCGCACCACACCATTACATTGCGTGACGTGTCTTCAATAGAGAATCCCACTCTCCAGTTGGGAAAGGTGGAAAGACCTTTGGCACAAACTGGCATCCAGACTCCTCCCCCAGCTCTAGCCCTGCCTTCCAGCCATGTTACAACATCTGATCCCACTTCTTCAGCGAAGAGCAGAAACTTTGTGGAAATCCAAGATGGCAGGAATGGAACCACCAATATGACCACTGATCCTCTTGTCTCTTTAAAAGATGCCACAGATGTTATCAACAGCACTGATGCCTCATGGCCTGCAGCAAATGATTCAGACATCTCAGAGGCGCCCTCCACAGCTAGCAGAAGCTACATGAACAGGCATGTCCCAGCCACCACACAAGCCCCATGGGGGTCTGGGAACCAGTCGGGTCCTGCGCTGGGTCCTTCTCATGAAAAAGACACCATCTGCCTTGACAAAATGGACATTGTGTGGTTGGTTCTTGCCATTAGCGTGCCTGTCTCCTCATGCT CCGTGCTGCTTACCGTATGCTGTATGAGGAAAAAGAAGAAGTCTGCTACTCAGGAGAACAACTTGAGCTACTGGAATGATGCCATTACCATGGATTACTTCACCCGCCATGCTGTGGAGCTCCCATGCGAGATACAATCACTGGAGACTGAG GAACAAGAGACATGTCTGCCCCCTAATGGTGACTACAGCGACAGCGGCGTGGTTCTGGTTAACCCCTTTTGCCAAGAGACTCTCTTTATCAACAGAGACAAAGCTTCTGATATCTAA
- the LOC109082333 gene encoding LOW QUALITY PROTEIN: protein CDV3 homolog (The sequence of the model RefSeq protein was modified relative to this genomic sequence to represent the inferred CDS: inserted 2 bases in 1 codon; substituted 1 base at 1 genomic stop codon), protein MADVAPAGVEKSLDDFFAKRDKKKKKEKXSRERGAGDGRTVMAVKKTKRGKXEKEKSTKSENQDAQMEKEDEEWKDFEQKEVDYTGLRLQALQMSDEKEEEEYEKEEVGEDGEIILVTGDKVSGPWNKSSGPPSAAPVEEVEVPEPKAPGVYRPPGARLTSTKRGPTQGPPEIFSDAQFPSLLSTARHVETRKDREMEKTFEVVKHKSRVREGEGPGSMQQLQLDNQYAILGDK, encoded by the exons ATGGCGGATGTGGCTCCGGCCGGCGTGGAGAAGAGTCTGGATGACTTCTTCGCTAAGCGcgacaagaagaaaaagaaggagaa GTCCAGGGAACGCGGAGCAGGCGACGGGAGGACCGTAATGGCGGTGAAAAAGACGAAACGGGGCAAGTGAGAGAAGGAGAAGTCGACGAAGAGTGAGAATCAGGACGCGCAGATGGAAAAG GAGGACGAGGAATGGAAGGACTTTGAGCAGAAGGAGGTGGACTACACTGGACTCAGACTCCAGGCCCTGCAGATGAG TGATGAGAAGGAAGAGGAAGAGTACGAGAAGGAGGAAGTGGGTGAAGATGGCGAGATCATACTGGTCACTGGCGATAAAGTCTCTGGACCCTGGAATAAATCGAGCGGCCCCCCTTCAGCTGCTCCGG TTGAGGAAGTTGAGGTTCCTGAGCCCAAAGCACCTGGCGTGTATCGTCCCCCAGGGGCCCGGTTAACCTCTACTAAGAGAGGCCCAACTCAAGGGCCTCCGGAGATCTTCAGTGATGCCCAGTtcccctctctcctctccaccgCCAGACACGTGGAGACTCGCAA GGACAGAGAGATGGAGAAGACTTTCGAGGTGGTCAAGCATAAGAGCCGGGTGAGAGAAGGTGAAGGCCCGGGCTCCATGCAGCAACTACAGTTAGATAATCAGTATGCCATCCTGGGGGACAAATAA
- the LOC122135334 gene encoding transmembrane protein 108-like isoform X1, which translates to MQKARSGIAENHEHCGGGAGPHDTMKRSLQVLPHQLLSVLLILSLPVGLVFSAEELDPSQTHRDLVSMSTSSRTLAALSPGPLSWQEGSSTGDLHIQSLASLEAISRPTTVNSFQTPKNTVPSAIFQTIQTTTVGVHSFGPRDQASLRIPLSKTESPQLTSRSMFSTTSSGFFTTKTQDQNFSTNTNKPSTISRKPVNRLEPSGVVHRNQISATGLDSGNKATNFGSDHSFLSGTESDMALGGEGLLGSTYTEKMGVKEPTDPIQHLPSSSLTSTFKTHRGENTDKVASHHTITLRDVSSIENPTLQLGKVERPLAQTGIQTPPPALALPSSHVTTSDPTSSAKSRNFVEIQDGRNGTTNMTTDPLVSLKDATDVINSTDASWPAANDSDISEAPSTASRSYMNRHVPATTQAPWGSGNQSGPALGPSHEKDTICLDKMDIVWLVLAISVPVSSCSVLLTVCCMRKKKKSATQENNLSYWNDAITMDYFTRHAVELPCEIQSLETEEQETCLPPNGDYSDSGVVLVNPFCQETLFINRDKASDI; encoded by the exons gtgTTCTGCTGATTCTGTCTTTGCCAGTTGGGCTGGTGTTCTCCGCAGAGGAGCTTGACCCCAGCCAAACCCATAGGGACCTTGTCTCCATGTCAACAAGCAGCAGAACACTCGCCGCCCTCTCACCGGGGCCCTTGAGCTGGCAGGAGGGTTCCAGCACTGGGGATCTGCATATCCAGTCACTGGCTTCTCTAGAAGCCATCAGTAGACCCACTACTGTCAACTCATTCCAGACACCGAAGAACACTGTACCATCTGCCATATTTCAAACAATTCAAACAACAACAGTAGGGGTGCATTCTTTTGGTCCCAGGGATCAGGCATCACTTAGAATccctctttcaaaaacagaatCACCCCAACTGACTTCTAGAAGTATGTTCAGTACAACAAGCTCTGGGTTTTTCACCACTAAAACCCAAGACCAGAACTTTAGCACTAATACTAACAAGCCGAGTACAATCAGTAGAAAGCCAGTGAACCGGTTGGAGCCCTCAGGTGTGGTCCATAGAAATCAGATCAGTGCTACTGGGTTGGACAGTGGAAACAAAGCCACAAATTTTGGCTCAGATCACTCTTTTCTCTCAGGGACTGAAAGTGACATGGCCCTTGGTGGCGAGGGCCTTTTGGGGAGCACATACACTGAAAAGATGGGAGTGAAGGAGCCCACTGATCCCATTCAACATCTACCATCATCTTCATTGACTTCAACCTTCAAAACCCACAGAGGGGAGAACACTGATAAGGTGGCTTCGCACCACACCATTACATTGCGTGACGTGTCTTCAATAGAGAATCCCACTCTCCAGTTGGGAAAGGTGGAAAGACCTTTGGCACAAACTGGCATCCAGACTCCTCCCCCAGCTCTAGCCCTGCCTTCCAGCCATGTTACAACATCTGATCCCACTTCTTCAGCGAAGAGCAGAAACTTTGTGGAAATCCAAGATGGCAGGAATGGAACCACCAATATGACCACTGATCCTCTTGTCTCTTTAAAAGATGCCACAGATGTTATCAACAGCACTGATGCCTCATGGCCTGCAGCAAATGATTCAGACATCTCAGAGGCGCCCTCCACAGCTAGCAGAAGCTACATGAACAGGCATGTCCCAGCCACCACACAAGCCCCATGGGGGTCTGGGAACCAGTCGGGTCCTGCGCTGGGTCCTTCTCATGAAAAAGACACCATCTGCCTTGACAAAATGGACATTGTGTGGTTGGTTCTTGCCATTAGCGTGCCTGTCTCCTCATGCT CCGTGCTGCTTACCGTATGCTGTATGAGGAAAAAGAAGAAGTCTGCTACTCAGGAGAACAACTTGAGCTACTGGAATGATGCCATTACCATGGATTACTTCACCCGCCATGCTGTGGAGCTCCCATGCGAGATACAATCACTGGAGACTGAG GAACAAGAGACATGTCTGCCCCCTAATGGTGACTACAGCGACAGCGGCGTGGTTCTGGTTAACCCCTTTTGCCAAGAGACTCTCTTTATCAACAGAGACAAAGCTTCTGATATCTAA
- the LOC109082331 gene encoding vacuolar protein sorting-associated protein 41 homolog isoform X1, with the protein MAEVEDQGRKLSEESTDESEEEDTEEEPKLKYERLTNGVTEVLQKDAASCMTVHDKFLALGTHFGKVYLLDIQGNVTQKFEISLVKINQISLDESGDHVGICSEDGKVQVFGLYTREGFHENFDCPIKVVALHPQFSKSNNKQFVTGGNKLLLYERNWLNRWKTSVLHEGEGNITNVKWRANLIAWANNLGVKIYDIGSKQRITNVLRDNTSLRPDMYPCSLCWKNNTTLIIGWGSSVKICVVKERDPTEIRDLPSRYVEIVSAFETEFFISGLAPLADQLVTLYYVKENSEHMEEEFRTRPRLDIIQPLAEGCEEISSDALTVRNFQENQCRDYRLEHSEGESLFYIISPKDIVVAKERDQDDHIDWLLEKKKYEEALMAAEISFKNIKRHDVQKIGMAYINHLVERGDYDAAARKCQKVLGKNMDLWENEVYRFKTIGQLKAISQYLPRGDLRLRPAIYEMILHEFLKTDYEGFATLIREWPGELYNNMAIVQAVNEHLKKDPTNSMLLTTLAELYTYDQRYDRALEIYLKLRHKDVYQLIHKHNLFSSIKDKIVLLMDFDKEKAVDMLLDNEDKISMDKVVEELKDRPELLHVYLHKLFKRDHHKGQKYHERQISLYAEFDRPNLLPFLRESMHCPLEKALEICQQRHFVEETVFLLSRMGNCRRALQMIMEELADVDKAIEFAKEQDDRELWEDLISYSIDKPPFITGLLNNIGTHVDPILLIHRIKEGMEIPNLRDSLVKILQDYNLQILLREGCKKILVADSLSLLQRMHRTQKRGVRVDEENICESCHTPILPSDTAQAFGVVVFHCRHMFHKECLPSPGNVPGIQYCNICSAKRRGPGSGILEMKK; encoded by the exons GAGGAGGATACAGAGGAGGAGCCTAAACTGAAGTACGAGAGGCTGACCAATGGTGTGACCGAGGTCTTGCAGAAGGATGCGGCCAGCTGCATGACAGTGCATGACAAG TTCCTGGCTCTTGGGACACACTTTGGGAAGGTTTACCTTCTGGATATCCAAGGAAATGTTACACAGAAGTTTGAAATT AGTCTAGTGAAAATAAACCAGATCAGTTTGGATGAGAGCGGTGATCATGTTGGCATCTGTTCTGAAGATGGAAAG GTGCAAGTGTTCGGCCTGTACACCAGGGAGGGCTTCCACGAAAACTTTGACTGTCCCATCAAG GTCGTGGCGCTACACCCTCAGTTCAGCAAATCCAACAATAAACAGTTTGTGACTGGAGGAAATAAG CTTTTACTTTATGAGAGGAACTGGCTGAACCGTTGGAAGACATCTGTTCTGCATGAAGGAGAGGGAAACATCACCAATGTGAAATGGAGAGCCAATCTCATTGCCTGGGCAAACAATTTG GGTGTAAAAATTTACGACATCGGCAGTAAACAGCGCATCACTAACGTGTTGCGGGACAACACCAGTCTTAGGCCGGATATGTACCCCTGCAGTCTGTGCTGGAAAAACAACACCACGCTGATCATCGGCTGGGGCTCTTCTGTGAAG aTATGTGTTGTTAAAGAGCGTGACCCAACAGAAATTAGAGATCTACCCAGTCGCTACGTTGAGATTG TGTCAGCATTTGAGACAGAGTTCTTCATTAGTGGATTGGCGCCTTTGGCAGATCAGCTGGTCACTCTGTACTATGTCAAGGAGAACTCTGAGCACATG GAGGAGGAGTTCAGAACACGGCCTCGTTTAGACATCATCCAGCCGTTAGCTGAGGGCTGTGAGGAGATCTCATCAGACGCTCTCACTGTACGCAACTTCCAGGAGAACCAGTGCAGGGACTACAGACTCG AACACTCTGAGGGAGAGTCTCTATTCTACATCATCAGCCCTAAAGACATTGTAGTGGCTAAAGAAAGAGACCAGGACGACCACATTGACTGGCTTCTGGAGAAGAAGAAATATGAG GAAGCACTGATGGCTGCAGAGATcagcttcaaaaacattaaacggCATGATGTACAG AAAATTGGAATGGCGTACATCAATCATTTGGTGGAGAGGGGAGATTATGATGCAGCTGCCAG AAAGTGTCAAAAAGTGCTCGGAAAAAACATGGATCTCTGGGAGAATGAAGTGTACAGATTCAAAACAATTGGACAGTTGAAA GCCATCAGTCAGTACTTACCAAGAGGAGACCTTCGTCTTCGACCAGCAATTTATGAGATGATACTTCATGAGTTCCTCAAGACTGACTATGAG GGTTTTGCCACACTGATTCGTGAGTGGCCGGGAGAGCTGTATAACAACATGGCTATAGTTCAGGCAGTGAATGAACACCTGAAGAAGGACCCTACCAACAGCATGCTCCTCACCACACTGGCCGAACT CTACACGTATGATCAGCGTTATGATCGCGCTCTGGAGATCTACCTGAAACTCAGACACAAAGATGTTTAccagctcattcacaaacacaaCCTGTTCTCCTCCATCAAAGATAAGATTGTCCTGCTCATGGATTTCGACAAAGAG aaagctgTTGACATGCTGCTggataatgaagataaaatatca ATGGACAAAGTGGTGGAGGAATTAAAAGACAGACCTGAGCTGTTACATGTG TATTTGCATAAGCTGTTTAAGCGGGACCACCATAAGGGGCAGAAGTACCATGAGAGGCAGATCAGTTTGTATGCTGAGTTTGACCGACCCAACCTCCTACCCTTCCTCAGAGAGAGCATGCACTGCCCACTAGAGAAG GCTCTGGAAATCTGTCAGCAGAGGCACTTTGTAGAAGAGACGGTCTTCCTGCTCA gtCGTATGGGAAACTGCAGACGTGCCCTGCAGATGATCATGGAGGAGCTGGCGGATGTGGACAAAGCCATCGAGTTTGCTAAAGAGCAGGATGACAGAGAACTCTGGGAGGATCTCATCTCTTACTCTATAGACAAACCAC CGTTCATCACAGGCCTCTTGAATAACATCGGAACCCATGTGGACCCCATCCTGCTCATTCACCGCATTAAAGAAGGAATGGAGATTCCTAACCTCAGAGACTCGCTGGTTAAGATCCTACAGGACTACAATCTTCAG ATCTTACTGAGAGAGGGCTGTAAGAAGATCCTGGTTGCAGATTCACTGTCTCTTCTACAGAGGATGCACAGGACGCAGAAGAGAGGAGTGCGGGTGGATg AAGAAAACATCTGTGAATCCTGCCACACTCCCATTCTACCATCAG ACACGGCTCAGGCATTCGGTGTGGTGGTGTTTCACTGCAGACACATGTTCCACAAGGAGTGTCTACCGTCCCCTGGGAAC GTTCCAGGAATCCAGTATTGTAACATCTGCAGTGCAAAGCGGAGAGGACCGGGCAGTGGCATACTGGAGATGAAGAAATAA